Genomic segment of Acidobacteriota bacterium:
AACGCGGCAAGTGCAGCTACAAGATGCTTCTCTACATGTCCAGTGGCGTTCCCGTGGTCGTCTCGCCGGTCGGGATGAACGCAGATGTCCTGACCCTCGGTCCCGTCGGCCTCGGACCGCGTACGGACCGTGAGTGGACGGACGCTCTGGTGGATCTCGCGACAAACGCCGACTGGCGCCTGCGGGCTGGGGTGATCGGTCGTGAGATCGTCCTTCACCACTTCGAACGCGAACAGGTCGCGGCCCAGCTTGCCGGGGTGCTCCGTGGTGCGGCCCGCTCGCGCGCAGCGTAGGGGAGCACATGGATCGACCCGTGGCGTCTGCCTCGTCCCCCGACGTCGACATCTTCGCGTACGTGCAAGAGCTCAGGGCCAAGTGGGTCGCGTTGCTCGTGGGGGGCCTCGTCATCGGAGGGTTGACGGGTGTGGTGACCTACGTGTCACCCCGCTTCTACGAAGCATCGGCAACGGTCCAGTTGGTCCAGTCGAGGCTGCTCGAACGCGATGCCCGGAGCATCACGAGCGACGTGGTGCCACTGCTGGCGAGCCGCGCGGCGCTCGACGAGATCCTCAAGGCCGAGTCCGTCGACCCGGCACTGTCGGCGGACGAGTTCGCGGCTCGGTTCCTGAGCGTCGAACCGGGCCGCGATTCGAGTCTCGTTCGCGTGTCGGTTCGCTATCTCGGCGCCGAACAGGCGGCGCGCCTGGCCAACGCCATTGCGGGTCGGGCCGTGGCCAGGTACCGCGGCGTCATCGACGAAGAAGCGAAGGACGTTCTCGGGCGGCTCAGCGACCAGGCCGAGACCGCGCGGCAGGTCCTGACGGCCGCGGAGGAGACCCTGCTCCAGTTCCAGCAGACCGCCCAGGTCGAGGCACTGCGCAAGGACGTTGAGGTGACGTTGGAGCTCCGTGCCGCTCTGCGCCAGACGGAGGTGAACCTGGCCGCGCAGCGACAGAAGCTCGAGGCCCTCGAACAGTCGCGCGCCAATCGCAGCCAGCTGATGTCGCTGGCGCGTACCATCGACAGCGACGCGCTGCTGTCCGAGGTCTCCCGTCAGCAGTTATCGGGAGAGGAAGGTTCCCGTTCGTCGGTGCTTGGACTTCAACTGAAGTCGGAGTTCCTCAACCCGGTGTTCGAGACCGTGGACGCCGCGGTGGTGACCACAGGGGCCGAAGTGGCAGAGCTCGACCAGCGGAAGGACACACTCACACGTCAGGGCGTCGGACGGGAGACGCTGCCGAAACTCGCGGAGTTGTACGCACGCGAGTCGCAGCGGGACACTCTCGTTCTCCGGCGAGATGTCGCCAGAAGGAGCTTCGAACGCGCAGTCGACCGGCTCGAAGAGACGCGGGGGCTGCTGGTTGGGCGGAGCCCGCGCCTGCACCTGCTCGAGCCGGCGGCGGCGCCCACGAGGCCCCTGCCCCGGAACACGGTGCAGAAGGCACTGATCGGAGGTATCGGCGGCCTTTTGCTTGGCGCACTGGTCGTCCTGTTCCGCCGCCCATCACCCGCGTGAACGAGGGCCTCGGCGAGCAGTGGATTCGCTCAGCACTGGACACCGCCGATCGTGAGCGATGGCATGAAAATTGCTCAGGCAGTTGGGCGTGTTGAGAACGCTCCGGCTACCCAGCTTGGCGGCCGCGATCGCTGTGGTGGCGGGCACCCCCGTCATTGCGCAGTCGCCCACGGAGCAGACCGCCTCGTATCGCGTTGTCGACCGCTCGGGATCCTATGTCGCCAAATCCGACACTCTGGTTGACAACGTCTCCGTTACGTTCAAGAACCGAGGCGACACCACTCTGACGGGCTTCCGGCTGGTGGCCGGGGGACGCGACTGGTACTCCGCGTCTGGCATCCTTCAGACCATCCTTGGTTCGGGGATGACCGACGAGCAGCGTGCCCGCGCCCTCTGGCAGTACGTCCGGGATCACCACGATCCTTGGTGGCCCGTCAGCGACTTCGACATCGAGGCGGACGATCCGGTCAGGTACTTCAACAGCTATGGTTACGGGTGGTGCGGCGAGGCCGCCATGGCGCTCGGCGCCCTCCTCCAACGCGCGGGCTTCCCGGTCCGGTTCTGGAACCCTGGCAACCCCCCGGGCCACGTCGTCGTCGAGACGTTCTTCGACGGCTCGTGGCACATGCTCGACGCTGACCAGGGGGGGCTCTATCTCAGGAACGACGGGCGGACGATCGCGAGCGTCAGTGACCTGATCTTGGATCCGGGGCTGGTTTCCCGGGCCGGCTCGGTGCACGCGTCGATCCTCGCCGGGTTGTACGCCGGCACGGCCCTCGACGGGTGGTATCGGGATCTGTCGCCTTCGGGGCCC
This window contains:
- a CDS encoding group 1 glycosyl transferase, giving the protein RGKCSYKMLLYMSSGVPVVVSPVGMNADVLTLGPVGLGPRTDREWTDALVDLATNADWRLRAGVIGREIVLHHFEREQVAAQLAGVLRGAARSRAA